In Streptomyces liangshanensis, the DNA window CCGTGGCGTAGCCGTGACCCCACATCGCCTCGTCGAGGCAGTAACCCAACGACGCGCTGCGGTAGTCGGGGTTCCATCCGGTCAGACCGCACCAGCCGACGAACGCACCGTCGGAAGCGCGGTCGACGGCCACCCGTACCCCGGTGCCTTCGTCCGCGGCCTTGCGGGTGCTCGCGAGGAAGCGGTCGGCGCGGGCCCGCTCGGTCCACGGCGGGGAGTCCCAGTAGCGCATCACACGGGTGTTGCCGTGCAGCGCGAACAGGGCGTCCGCGTCGGTGTCGCTGAAGGGCCGCAGCCGCAGGCGAGCGGTACGCAGAACGGGGGTGACCACACTCATGCGCACCATGATGCGTTCCCACGGGGCGGGCGGAACACCGATTATCCGGTCCCGTCGGGGTGCCGCCCGGGGCCACGGGCCTGCCGCCTCAGGCGGGGTGGCGCTCCCGGTACCGGGGCGTGAGCGGAAGCCCGGTGAACGCCTGCCGCGCCGCCGCGTCCAGCGTGTCGCGGTCGATGCCGGCCTTGGCCATGATGTCGAAGCCGCGGGTGAGGCTGATGACCAGGCCGCCGATCGTCATCGGGTCGGCCGACGGGTCGAGGTCGCCGCCTCGCTGGGCCGCCTCGGCGCACGCGGCGACCAGGCGCTGCTGGCCGCGGAGCGTGTCCCGGATGACGGGTGCGGCCTCCGCGTCCCGTGCGGCGACTTCGTGCGCGAACTGGCCGGCCATGCAGCCCTTGCGCTCGGCATCGTCCAGCACCGAGTGCGCGCTGCCGACCAGGAACGCGCGGAGTCGGTCGATGGCCGACTCGTCCGGGCCCGCCAGGGACCGTTCCAGCGTCGGCAGACCCTGTTCGGCGTAGGTCGTGAGCGTACGGAGGAACAGCGGGTGCTTGCCGCTGAACGACGCGTAGAGACTCCCGCGCCCGAGACCCGTCGCGGCCGAGAGGTCGTCGAGCGTGGTCCCCGCGTAACCCGTGAGCCGGAACTGCCGCATCGCCGCGTCGAGCACGGTCTGCTCATCAAAACTCCGTGGCCTGGCCATATGCGCACTGTACGACATGATGACGAAGCAGTACAGAACTCGGCGTCTC includes these proteins:
- a CDS encoding GNAT family N-acetyltransferase, whose amino-acid sequence is MSVVTPVLRTARLRLRPFSDTDADALFALHGNTRVMRYWDSPPWTERARADRFLASTRKAADEGTGVRVAVDRASDGAFVGWCGLTGWNPDYRSASLGYCLDEAMWGHGYATEAARALLGWAFDTLDLNRVQAEADTRNDASARVLEKVGFVREGTLREDCVVNGEVSDSWVFGLIRREWHPSAG
- a CDS encoding TetR/AcrR family transcriptional regulator → MARPRSFDEQTVLDAAMRQFRLTGYAGTTLDDLSAATGLGRGSLYASFSGKHPLFLRTLTTYAEQGLPTLERSLAGPDESAIDRLRAFLVGSAHSVLDDAERKGCMAGQFAHEVAARDAEAAPVIRDTLRGQQRLVAACAEAAQRGGDLDPSADPMTIGGLVISLTRGFDIMAKAGIDRDTLDAAARQAFTGLPLTPRYRERHPA